A genome region from Mycobacterium florentinum includes the following:
- a CDS encoding TIGR03857 family LLM class F420-dependent oxidoreductase encodes MTDRVADDLSAFLISGRVVSQRPADTHDETGARTPVDGIADGVAADRLGFRRVFISERWNLKEVAVLLAAVAARAPRIEVATGLVSPARRNVLHMAAFGATMHACFGPRFVLGLGRGDHSYLRSEGLRTQGFDGLCDYVDIVRRLWDGETVTYEGPAGRYEGIKLGDVYDGAQPKIWYGTFALPKAANAVARSFDGVLLPPVLTPAATAAAVARIRQACERADRDPASVRICQCVITAPDLSDDETRALAHARAVTYLQAPEYGDALVRANEWDTAPVEKLRAHNQFRGNNEMADLTYHRIQLMEPARLVPDAWMEETCALGSVDQCVTQLQRFRDAGADEIATYGSTPVQNAGLIDAWRARDRVAQGAAGGVTPSG; translated from the coding sequence ATGACGGACCGAGTCGCCGACGACCTCAGCGCATTCTTGATCTCGGGCCGAGTGGTTTCGCAGCGCCCGGCCGACACTCACGATGAGACCGGTGCGCGCACACCCGTCGACGGCATAGCAGACGGAGTAGCTGCCGACCGTCTGGGTTTTCGCCGCGTCTTCATCTCCGAGCGGTGGAATCTCAAAGAAGTCGCGGTGCTGCTGGCCGCGGTGGCTGCACGCGCACCCCGCATCGAGGTGGCCACCGGTCTGGTCTCGCCGGCGCGTCGTAATGTCCTGCACATGGCCGCATTCGGCGCGACCATGCATGCGTGTTTCGGCCCGCGATTCGTGCTGGGGCTGGGCCGCGGCGACCACAGCTATCTGCGTAGCGAAGGTTTGCGGACACAGGGATTCGACGGATTGTGCGACTACGTCGACATTGTTCGCCGGCTGTGGGACGGCGAGACGGTTACCTACGAAGGGCCTGCGGGTCGATACGAGGGCATCAAGCTCGGAGACGTGTACGACGGTGCGCAGCCGAAGATCTGGTACGGCACCTTCGCGCTCCCCAAGGCCGCCAACGCAGTCGCTCGCTCGTTCGACGGCGTTCTGCTTCCGCCGGTGCTCACCCCGGCCGCGACCGCGGCGGCCGTGGCCCGAATTCGGCAGGCGTGCGAGCGCGCCGACCGGGATCCGGCGAGCGTGCGGATCTGCCAATGCGTGATCACCGCGCCCGACCTGTCCGACGATGAGACTCGCGCGCTGGCACACGCGCGCGCGGTCACGTATCTGCAGGCGCCCGAGTATGGGGACGCCCTGGTCCGGGCCAACGAATGGGACACCGCTCCGGTCGAAAAACTGCGCGCGCACAACCAGTTTCGGGGCAACAACGAGATGGCGGATCTGACGTATCACCGGATTCAACTGATGGAACCCGCGCGGTTGGTACCCGATGCATGGATGGAGGAGACCTGCGCTCTGGGCTCGGTCGACCAATGCGTCACCCAGTTGCAGCGGTTCCGCGATGCCGGTGCCGACGAAATCGCAACCTACGGCAGCACACCCGTGCAGAACGCGGGATTGATCGACGCATGGCGGGCACGCGATCGCGTGGCTCAAGGTGCCGCGGGAGGTGTTACACCTTCCGGGTAG